From the genome of Hoeflea algicola:
GCGCAACTTCTCAAATTCACAGACGCCTCGCTTCTGAAGCTCTTTGAGGACGAGCGAAAATACGCGCAGCAATGAAGTGTCCAGGTTGAGATGTTTCTTAGGCGTCAGCGTGGACGACATCTTCGTTCTCCTCCAGCTGTTTTATGCCAATATCGCAATTGAAATACATATAGTGCAGCAGGATGGAAATCAGGCGGCGCTTACCCCGCAGGGCTTCACGCTTCTCCTGGATCTGTTCGTACATGAACACGAAGATGTCATCGAACGCTCCGAACTGCGCGCGCTTGGCGATGATCTTTTGCTTAAGCTCATCGGCAGCATCATGATAGAGCGCCGCGAATTCTTCGTTTCTCGGATTCTGGAGGAACTGGGCGACGCGATCAAAATGCGGCATAGATTGAGCGACGATCACCTGCTTGTAGTATTCGTCAGAGACGCCGTTGAGCTTGTTTTTCAGCGGCATCTTGAGCTTTTCGAAATCGAGCGCGCTGTCAAACGCGCTGGCAGGGTCGTCCTTGGTATAGGCGTGGAGCGCTCCGATCACTTCCACCAGTTCGTCCGGGTTGAAGCGGAAAGGCGATGAGTCGAGCCAATTGGGCAAGGTTTCTCGGATGTTCGCGTAATCGTCGAGCGCAATGTGGAGACGTTCAACGCCGATAATGTGCGCGGAGTTGATCCCGAGTCCCAAGAGGTCCTTCATGAACTTTTCGTCAGCACCGCCCGTATATTTCCGGTTGGCGAAAACGAGATAGTGGTCGCAAATCCCATCGCCGTTCAGCCGCTTGATCTTGCCGTGCTCTTTCCCGAGCAGACCGGCGAAATCGGGGTCGGAACACGATCTGTTTGGCGCGCTGATGTGCTTTGCCTGAAGGACAAAATGTCCGGACAACGGCGATGCTGCGCTCGGAAACGCGTTCGCAGTGCCGTGGAACTTTCCATCGCGGCCACCGTCCCGTCCGCGAGCGAATGGGGTCACACCCTCGCCTAACCAGCGCACACAAATGCGAACGACGAGCTTTTCAAACTCATCTTCATTTAGCTCGTGCAGTCTGTAATCGCGAGGCAGCATGAGATCAGCATTGCAAACAAAAGTTGAACATAACTCTAATGGATTTGGAGTATCTGAGGCCAATTGCGTTTGCAACGCCTGGAGACATCGATCGGCAAAATCGCTGGCCATCCAGTTTGCAGCGGGAACTGTAGGCCGCCTGCGGCGTCACCTCGAGCGTCTTGGCCACCATTCCGGCCGACACCATTGGCTTCGCCATCACCAGCTCGACCAGCTCCGGCAATTTCGAAGACGTTCGTCGTCCCGCCAATTTGCGCTCCATCATCGTTTTTGCCAGTGACAGCCGGTCATGCTCTTTCATCCCGATCTCCGCTGCCGCCAAAAATCCGTGGGCGATGGCCAGCAACCGGGTCTCACGGTCGCGATGCCGGCGCCGATCGACGGGGATGGTTTTGAGGCCGAGATTGATCGCCGCGAGATGACCGCCGGTGGCGATGCCGGCTTGGCGCAGGATGGAGGCAACCAGCAGCCGGCCGAGCCAGGGCGCGTGCTGCAGCACCGACAACTCGTTCCAGGCGTCGAGGGCAACAATCGCCTGTAGCACTGCCGGCAGGTCTTGCACCTTTCGCAACACGCTGCGCCATTCGTCCAACCTCGAATCCTCGTCCCAGTCGAGATCGTAGATCACAGGAACTTTTTCTGCCGCGCCGGCACGGCCTGGCCGGGTGGCCCTCTCGATTGCCGCTTCCGATCGGGCCAGAACCGCATCGATGGCGGCATAGTCAACGCCGGGGATATGTTCGACGTCGTCACCTTCCTCCCCTTCCCCTTCCGGATCGATCGCGCGCGCCCACCGGATGGCATCGGCGGTCGCCGCCTCGTCAGCGTTGGCCGAAGTGATCTCCGACGTCTGCCGCAATTTGCTGACGCCATCCGCGGACAGAGCCCACCCATGTGGTTGGGCGGCAATGCGCCGGCGGGTGCGCAGCACGTCGCGGGCGATTTTCAGTTCATGGGTGGGGTGCGAATATCCCGCGTGGCGTCATGGAGGACGACGTCTTCGAGATGGATGAGTTCGCCGTCGATCCAGAGCGAAGCGCACGCATCGGTGAATTGGGATCGTTCGATCCAGCCTGCGCCGACAGGTGAGCAGGCCACACGCTCGTCAAGGCGCGTGAGCGCGATACCGGCGTCGAAAGCCGGCCGCATCAAGGCTGTCATGCTGATTTTCGTGAGATCATAAGCCACTGAAATTATGGTAAATGAGTTCTTACACGAACTCTATCGGAATATTACGGTTCCTCACATGGTATGATAGAAAGTTTGAGCGATAACCATCGATAAGTAACCCTTATCGGGGGTTATTGTTATTCGATCTTGCTAACACCGCTGACCTTGTCGAGCATTCGGCTAACATCAGGGCATGGCATTTCCGCTTCATCGGTCAAAAAACCCTCAAGCGAAATGCATGGCATCAAGAGCTTCGCATCGGTGTGCCCACCCACCCGATCGGATACATCCTTTGTTAAATCACAAATCCTATTCCCGCTCGCCGTCGGCATTGGTGCCGATTGCAACGGAATATGAGCATGCCAAAACAAGATCTTTCATCACGTCATTTTCAACGAAAAATCTCACAGTTCTGCGAGTTGCGCATAGCGCCGATCGCATCGAAGCGGGCGCTGGAGCAAATCCAGACCTATCTCAACAATCTCATCGTCCATCGTCAGTTGCCTCCACTGCTGAACGGTCGCATTGATTGGTTGGAAATCACCCACGCTTGCCGGACAGACGGCGAATTGGCGGGTGATCTCAAGAAGCAGATCCGCATCGCCCTGGACGCGATCATCCGTTGGCTCGGCGCGCCACCTGTAGTGGAGCACATCCCCTCAACCAGGCAAACCCATCGATCAGACGAACCAATTCGGTCGGCAGCCACTGCACCCTCCACTCGAAACCCGAGACGGATCGACGACAACGATCACCATGCTCAATCCGCATCGTCGCCGCGAGGACCACAACTCAAGCCGATCCATCCGTTTCCGGAACCATTATTTGAAGCGAGTGAAGATCCTGACGGATTTCAGGATGCGCTCGTCTATCATATGCGACGGTTCGGCGAGAGTTACTGGCACCTTTACCGCGCCATCGTTCGGCTGGACGAGACGTTCCACCATGCGACCCTGCTGTCCTGGATCCAGGGCGAACGCGTGCCGCGATCCGTCGCGAGCTTCGAAATCCTCTCCCGCATCGAGCGGCGATACCAACTGCCGGAAGGATATTTCAAGGCGAAGCTGCCCCATCAAGCCCGATCTCTCCACGGTCACAATCTTGGCGACATCAGCGCGGCCGAACGGCGAAGACTGGCATGGCACCTTCCCGACGATTTCGGCAGCCTGCCATTTGCCAAGCGGGAGGAAATCCTCGACTGGGTCCGCCGGGTCATCGTCTCGGGTTCAACCGATTATCGGCGCTACCAGGCCGCAGCGAGCAAGCAGCGTTACGCCATCCGGTTTCCGGGCGTCACCTATGGCGGAGGATCGTTGTCTCCTCGCGCGTCCACGCTGCCATCGAGCGCCGACAATGCTGCAGAGACCTTTGAAGACCCTGATCTCCTGTCCGGCGTCGTCGATGCGCCACCGCGGCTGGCGATGGAGATGGCTGACCTGATCCGGTTCAAGACGTCGACGCTGACTGCGATCGGGTTTCAGCGCAACGGCGTTTGGGGCGAGGAAACCACATCGCAAAAAATCGAACATCTCGGCCTGATGTTCGGAGCGCTGGCCGCCTCACCCAACGGCATCGTCAAGGGCCGCGGCGTGCGCCTGAGCCAACTGACATTTGGACTGCTGATCTTTCCCGGCGTCTGGGACTGGTATCTGCAATGGCGAGAGCAGCGCCGCGGATTCTACACCAGGTGGGAAGAGGATATGCTGATGATCGCACAAGCCCTCACGCGCTCCGAAGTCGGCTGGATCCGTCAGCATCCCGAACTTCTGAAACATGTAAGACCGATCGAAGGCCTGATCGCGCCGCAAGAAATCGAATTCGCCTCTCGCGACTGGCATAGTGCCTGCGACGCGTTTCATCGACACGCAGCCAACCGTTCAGGGGAGATCCAGCGGGTGATGCGCGTCCATCGTGACCCTTTCGAGCCGATCATGTGCGTGCTGGAAGCAGACAGCCCACTGGCGGAATATCGCAAGATCACCGACGAGATTTTGAAACGCATGCCGGATGAAGACCGCTACCCCCGAGCAGCCGCGGAAGCGACCCGGTCCTTCCTGCTGCTTCGCCTGGGGCTGCACCTTGGACTTCGGCAGAAGAACCTTCGTCAACTTCGCGTCTGCCCCCGTGGCCATTTCCCGACCCCCGAGCGACGGCTGGAGGACATGAAATGCGGCGAGTTGCACTGGAGCGACCGAGAAGGAGGATGGGAGGTGCTGATCCCGTCGGTCGCCTTCAAGAACTCAACCTCGTCTTTCTTCGGGCAGAAACCATTCCGCCTCATCCTCCCGGACCTGCTTGATCTCTACAAATACCTCGAGGCCTATATCGACCGCCATCGCGGTGTGCTTCTCGGTCGGGCAAAAGATCCTGGCACGCTCTTCGTCAAGACGGTGAAGACGATCAGCCTGGATGCGGCGTACGACTCGACCAAGTTCTACGAAGCCTGGCGGACCGTGATCCAACGCTATGGGATCTACAATCCCTATACGGGCCGAGGCGCCATCAAAGGCTTGCTCCCCCACGGTCCTCACAATCTTCGGGATGTCTTGGCAACCCACATTCTCAAGCAAACAGGGTCCTACGAGCAGGCAAGCTACGCTATCCAGGATACGCCGGACGTGGTGCGGCAGCACTATGGTCGGTTCCTGCCTCAGGATAAGGCCGCCCTTGCGGCCCGAATTCTGAATCAGGTATGGGAGGCAGCGTGACTTTCTCTTTCAAACCTTGATGGATATAGCACTAAGTGCTATATAAGCCAATGACAGAACGAGTGTTCAAGACAGCTTGGTTCGCCAAGGCGGCGAAGAAGGCGCGAATCTCCGACAAGGCCCTATTGAAGGCAATCCATCAGGTTGCTCTCGGTCAGGCCGACGATCTCGGCGGTGGCGTCTTCAAAAAACGGCTCAATGACAACATGCATCGTTCAATCGTTCTGGCAAAGGCCGGAGAGTTCTGGGTGTTCGCCTATCTCTTTGCCAAGAAGGATCGGGCGAACATCGATGACGATGAGCTTCTGGCATTCCGGAAGCTCACCGATCTCTACCGCCGAAAGACGAAAGCCGACCTCGAAGCGGAAATCGAGACCGGCGCACTGTTGGAGATAGACCATGGCGACTAAACGCAAGTTCAAGAGCGATGCCTTCGAGGCAATCCATAGTGCGGTCGAGGGAATGTTTTCGGCTGGGACCATCGACAAGGAAACGATGCGGACCTTCGATGAAGATTGCCTTGTTTTTCCGCAGGAACTGACGCCCGGCGAAATCAAAGCGCTGCGCGAGAACAACCATGTCAGCCAGCCGGTCTTTGCCCGTTATCTGAACACTAGCCAGTCGACGGTCCAGAAGTGGGAAACGGGGGCTAAACGGCCGAGCGGACCGGCGCTCAAGCTCCTGTCGCTCGTGCAGAAGCACGGGCTGCAGATGCTTGCATAGCGGGATCTCAGCTCCATGCGTAAAAACCGAACTCTTGAGCAGGTTTGAACAGACGTGTACGTGCCTACGCATTCGAATTACCGGGTATTCATGATGACAAAGCACCTTCGCCGACATAACCTGGCGGCATGAACGCTGAAAGCTGGTCCGATCAGGAAAACGACGCGATTGTCGCCGTCTACTTCCAAATGCTGAAGGATGATCTGGCTGGTCTGACCTACAACAAGGCAATGAACAACAGGAGCCTTCACCAGTCCCTCGGCCGATCCAAGGGCTCGATCGAGTTCAAGAACTGCAATGTTTCGGCCGCCTTGGTCGGCTTTGGGCTACCGCATATCACCGGCTATCAACCTCGATTCAATTTACAGATGTCATTGGCGGATGCCGTTTCGCGGTGGCTCGCGAAGAACCCGTCATTTGAGGCGTCAAATGCAACCGCGATCGCCCAGGGCTTTGCTGATGCGCCACCCCTGTTCTTTGGCGTGCCGCCAACCATGCAGAATGCTCCTCCTCCGGCCGAACTGTCACAACTTGAGGCAATCGCTCGCAGGTTTGATGTGGCAGGAAGGGATGAGAGAAACCGTTCCCTTGGAAAAGCCGGCGAAGAGCGTGTTTTCCATCACGAACGCGCACATCTTCAAGCCTCAGATCGAAGGGATCTGGCAGACAAGGTCCGTTGGGTATCTCAGGAAGACGGAGATGGCGCCGGTTATGATATTGCCAGTTTCGCGCCAAACGGGTCGCCACGTCTCATCGAAGTGAAGACGACCAACGGGTGGGAGCGCACGCCTTTCTACATCTCGAGAAACGAGCTGGAAGTCTCAGACGCCCGGCGACATGAATGGAGCCTGGTTCGACTGTTCGACTTCTCCCGGGAGGTTCGCGCTTTCGAACTCCGGCCGCCACTCGAAGCACATGTTTCGCTGATGGCAACGCAGTTGTAGCTTAGCATTTAATGATGAGACTATCACCCCAACGATCTCATATGTTGGGAGTGGGAAAAAGGTGGGGGTAAGAAATATGGCGTAACTGGAGCCCTTTTCAGAAGGGTACTCGTGGATGTCACAATTGAAGATGAATGTCGTGGTCGAGTTAGTCGGAACCGATGGCGTTCGACAGCGTCGAGAGATCGCAGTTGTCGAACGCATGGTCGAGGGAGCGCGATTCGATGACTTCGGCCTGTCCCTTGAGGACGGCAAGGTTATACAACGCCGCCTGCAAGAAGAGCTTACGCAGTTTCAAGTGGATCAAGCCAGCCAGCACGATCGGAAATGTCACGACTGTGGCTGTCTTCGCGGGGTTCATGACTATCGATCTCGTACGGTCCATTCGCTCTTCGGTATTTGTCGCCTGCGCGTGCCTCGGTTCCGCGGTTGTGTCAGCGGAAAGCCGGCAAAGGCGAAAATCGGATACATCGAGACCTTGTTGAAGGGCAGAGCGACGCCGGAATTGGAGCGCGTACAGGCTGAGCTCGGTTCGCGCCTGTCGTTTCGTGAAGCAGCTCGTGTACTCGATCTTTTTGTACCGGCCGCGCGGCCACACAATCATCGAACCATCGTCAACCGGCTCGCCAAGGTTGCCGATCAGATTGAAAAGTGGGACGCAGCGAGCCCCTATCGCATGAGTCGGGCCGGCGGATCCTCCATTTCTGTCTTCATTGATGGCGCCTATATCCGTGCAGTTCCCGGATATCAGAGCCGGCATTTCGAAATCGCCATGGGACGCGTTGTTTCACCGGGGCGGCTACCGCGTCAGTTCGCGGCCGCACCGCATGTGGCTACCGGCAAGCACGATGCGGTTCGTGCCGCAATGCGGGCGCAAGGATGGTTGCCTGGCCGCGACGTCACTGTTTTCAGCGACGGAGACGTCGGGCTGCAAAGCATCGTGCTCAGTGCAACAAGGGAGCCCGTGACGCATATTCTTGACTGGTTCCATCTGTCGATGCGGCTCCGGCACATCGAACAGACGTGGCAAGGCCTCAGGCATATCGGCGATCTGAACATCTACCTTCGAGATGTTGCGGTTGATGTGCCGCGGCTTCGCCATCTGCTTTGGAGCGGCTACGTCAGGGAGGCGACGAGAGCCGTGAAGAATATGCTCTACCAGTTGGAGCAGCACACCACGCTTCGAGAAGCAAACCAGAAGCTCAAGCGATTGTCCGTATTGATCAGCAATCTCCGGTCCTACCTGGTCCAGAACACAACATCGATTGTCGACTACTGCCATCGATATTGGTCGGGTCAGCCGATATCGAGTTCTCCGGCCGAAAGCGCCGCCAACAATCTCGTAAACGCTCGGATGAACAAGAAGCGGCAGATGCGTTGGTCTCCTGCCGGCGCCCATCGGGTATTGCAGGTCCGGGCAGCGGTTGCCGATGGTCGGCTCAAGCAAGCTAAGTTTGCCCTTGCGGCTTGACTCCCAGCTTTTTCCCACTCCCCTCGTGGCTTCGACATCCATGATCACCGAACTCTTGGTGTCGATCAGGTAGTTGGTGGCATAGGCAAAATACGGGCGGCTTTCCTCGGCGCGGGTCCATTGCGCAGCCGGATCGGACTTCGCCACGAACTTCGGCTGGACCGGCGACGCGGCCCCGAAGGCGGCATCGTCGAGTGTCTCCAGGTATTCCCGCGCCGCCCGGGTCCCGGCCTCACGCGCGACCTCCGGGCTCCAGTCTTCGGCAGCGATTGACCGAACCTTGTTGGCATCGGCGGAGATCAGGCTTGCATCGACAGCGAAACCTTCGCCCGCTACAAGATCCTCCCTCAGGCACCGCTCGACTGTGGCCTCGAAGACCTGCCGCAGCAGATTGCTGTCGCGAAACTTGCCATGGCGATAGCGTGAGAAGGTCGAGTGATCTGGGACCTTTCCCTCCAGGCCCAGCCGACAGAACCAGCGATAGGCGAGGTTCAGATGGACCTCGTCGCAGAGGCGACGTTCCGACCGGATGCCCATGACGTAACCGATGACCAGCATCCGGATGATCAGCTCTGGATCAATCGAGGGACGCCCCATGTGGCTATAGAATGGGCGCACGGCCTCCCGCATCCCATCCACGTCGAGGAAACGGTCGATCTCGCGAAGCATATGACCGGAAGGAACATGACGCTCCAGATCGAAGTCATAGAACAACTGTGCCGGTGCCGTTTGGGTGCCCATCATGACGAAATCCTCCAATCCCCTCATAATCAAGTGAATCAAAGGACTTGCCGCGCTGCAACAAAGACTTTTTCAACAGCATCGGCGGAAAGCATGCGTAATTGGGCTGACCCTACTCTGAGGTCGAGCTCCCGATAAGATCACGGCATCGCTGTGAACAAGGGAGACAGACTATGGAATACTTCGTTGGATTAGACGTATCGCTGCGCTCGTGTGCCCTTTGCATCGTCGATGGCAAAGGGAAAGTTCATTTAGAACGGGAATTGCCTTGTGAAGTTGAGGACATTGCCGCTTGTCTGAGGGCTTTCCCGCACGCCATCGAGCGTGTTGGCTTCGAAGCTGGTGCCTTGAGCCAGCACCTGTACTTTGGCTTGCAGTCCGAAGGTTTTGACATCGTTTGCATGGAGGCGCGGCAGGTGAGCGCCGCCTTGTCCGCAATGCGGAATAAAACCGACAAGACCGATGCGAAAGGCATAGCTCAGATCCTGAGGACTGGTTGGTTCAGCCCAGTTCACATGAAGAGCCGAGAGGCACATGGTCTGCGGGCGCTCCTGAGCACCCGAAAGGCATTGCTCAAGAAGACGATGGATCTGGCCAACGAGGTACGCGGTCTGTTGAAGATCTTCGGCGTCCGGCTGCCCAAGACCCTCAAGCATGGCAGCTTCGATGGCCTGGTGCGTCCTATGATTGAAATGGATGATGTTCTTGCGCATGCGATCATCCCGCTGCTCGATGCCCGAACGGTCCTCTTCCAGCACTACTTGGAACTGGACCGACGCGTGAAACGCGCGGCTTCGGACGATGAGGTGTGCATGCGTATGATGACCGTACCGGGCGTTGGGCCGATCGCTGCTCTTACATTCAAGGCGGCGGTTGATGATCCCGCCCGATTCACACGATCACGCACCGTGGCAGCACATTTTGGCCTGACGCCACGAAGGTTCCAATCCGGTGAACATGACAACCCAGGTCGCATCTCGAAGGCGGGAGATCGCGATGTGCGGGCTACTCTATATGCCGCCGCAAACGCACTCCTCATGCGAACGATGGCGGGGTCACAGATCAAGTCGTGGGGCATGCGGTTGATACGCACCAAAGGTCGTCGACGCGCCGTCGTGGCCGTCGCCCGTAAACTTGCCGTTCTTTTGCATCGCATGTGGATCGACGGCACCGTATTCCGCCAGAACCAAGTGGGAGGCACGGCATGAATTAGACAGCCAACCACCAAACCTGACGGGATCGTCCAATCCGGACGAGGTTTGTGGATGAAGCCGAAAATGTCTGCTGCGCAACTTGAAGCGCGCCGGAAAGCGGGGCTCTCCACATCCAATCCGACACATGCATGCAGCGGCGCCCTTCGAACGCCAAATCAGACTGCGAAGAGAAGCGTGACCCGGATAAGCGATCTCAACCAACATGGAAGAAGGAAAACGAGCTTGACCCAGACACCCAATTAGAGAAGCGGACATTCACTGCGAGTGCGAAAGCATACTGTCTGAGACATGATTGCGACAATTATTGTCTCAGCGTCAGCGCCACGAAAGCATCGTTTGAGCCCTAATTGCAGAATGATACACGATGCGCCCGGGTCGATAACCGGCGTCG
Proteins encoded in this window:
- a CDS encoding ABC-three component system protein yields the protein MLPRDYRLHELNEDEFEKLVVRICVRWLGEGVTPFARGRDGGRDGKFHGTANAFPSAASPLSGHFVLQAKHISAPNRSCSDPDFAGLLGKEHGKIKRLNGDGICDHYLVFANRKYTGGADEKFMKDLLGLGINSAHIIGVERLHIALDDYANIRETLPNWLDSSPFRFNPDELVEVIGALHAYTKDDPASAFDSALDFEKLKMPLKNKLNGVSDEYYKQVIVAQSMPHFDRVAQFLQNPRNEEFAALYHDAADELKQKIIAKRAQFGAFDDIFVFMYEQIQEKREALRGKRRLISILLHYMYFNCDIGIKQLEENEDVVHADA
- a CDS encoding type II toxin-antitoxin system RelE/ParE family toxin, giving the protein MTERVFKTAWFAKAAKKARISDKALLKAIHQVALGQADDLGGGVFKKRLNDNMHRSIVLAKAGEFWVFAYLFAKKDRANIDDDELLAFRKLTDLYRRKTKADLEAEIETGALLEIDHGD
- a CDS encoding helix-turn-helix domain-containing protein gives rise to the protein MATKRKFKSDAFEAIHSAVEGMFSAGTIDKETMRTFDEDCLVFPQELTPGEIKALRENNHVSQPVFARYLNTSQSTVQKWETGAKRPSGPALKLLSLVQKHGLQMLA
- a CDS encoding DUF3883 domain-containing protein, translated to MNAESWSDQENDAIVAVYFQMLKDDLAGLTYNKAMNNRSLHQSLGRSKGSIEFKNCNVSAALVGFGLPHITGYQPRFNLQMSLADAVSRWLAKNPSFEASNATAIAQGFADAPPLFFGVPPTMQNAPPPAELSQLEAIARRFDVAGRDERNRSLGKAGEERVFHHERAHLQASDRRDLADKVRWVSQEDGDGAGYDIASFAPNGSPRLIEVKTTNGWERTPFYISRNELEVSDARRHEWSLVRLFDFSREVRAFELRPPLEAHVSLMATQL
- a CDS encoding ISKra4 family transposase, whose product is MSQLKMNVVVELVGTDGVRQRREIAVVERMVEGARFDDFGLSLEDGKVIQRRLQEELTQFQVDQASQHDRKCHDCGCLRGVHDYRSRTVHSLFGICRLRVPRFRGCVSGKPAKAKIGYIETLLKGRATPELERVQAELGSRLSFREAARVLDLFVPAARPHNHRTIVNRLAKVADQIEKWDAASPYRMSRAGGSSISVFIDGAYIRAVPGYQSRHFEIAMGRVVSPGRLPRQFAAAPHVATGKHDAVRAAMRAQGWLPGRDVTVFSDGDVGLQSIVLSATREPVTHILDWFHLSMRLRHIEQTWQGLRHIGDLNIYLRDVAVDVPRLRHLLWSGYVREATRAVKNMLYQLEQHTTLREANQKLKRLSVLISNLRSYLVQNTTSIVDYCHRYWSGQPISSSPAESAANNLVNARMNKKRQMRWSPAGAHRVLQVRAAVADGRLKQAKFALAA
- a CDS encoding IS110 family transposase, whose translation is MEYFVGLDVSLRSCALCIVDGKGKVHLERELPCEVEDIAACLRAFPHAIERVGFEAGALSQHLYFGLQSEGFDIVCMEARQVSAALSAMRNKTDKTDAKGIAQILRTGWFSPVHMKSREAHGLRALLSTRKALLKKTMDLANEVRGLLKIFGVRLPKTLKHGSFDGLVRPMIEMDDVLAHAIIPLLDARTVLFQHYLELDRRVKRAASDDEVCMRMMTVPGVGPIAALTFKAAVDDPARFTRSRTVAAHFGLTPRRFQSGEHDNPGRISKAGDRDVRATLYAAANALLMRTMAGSQIKSWGMRLIRTKGRRRAVVAVARKLAVLLHRMWIDGTVFRQNQVGGTA